TCCTTCCAAATTTTTCCGAATTATTTTTTAAAATTTCTGCCGCCTTTGCAATCAGCTTCTGTCTTTCTTCAAACGGCACTTTTCTCCATGATGAAAATGTCTTATCTGCTTTAATAAGTTTATTTTCAATTAACTGTTCCATAATTTAATTTCTGTTTTAAATTCAAATCAATGAATTTATTTAATGCTTCTTCTTTAAAAGCATCATGAAAGCAACAAATTTTGTTCCTTAAGTTTATATAAAATAATGATTTTCTCTATTGAGACAATATATGTTCTTACACCATAAACCATTCATTCAAAAGACAGGCTGCCAGCCTTGCTGTTCTGTCCTGAATATCAAAAGAAGGATTTACTTCTGCTGCATCCAGTGACACTACTTTTTTATTTTTTAAGATATGCCTGTAAAAATGCATGAAAGTAGCATCCGCAAAGATCCCGTTGTAGGCAGAAGCTGATACGCCGGGCGCAATGGAAGCATTGAATACATCCATACAAATAGTAAGATAGGCATAATCTACGTTGTCCAGCAATTCGTCAATACGCTGATAAATGGATGGAAGGTTTTCAAAAAAGAGTTCATCGGCAAGAATGTACTTCATCCCGTACTGATGAGCGGTATCAAAAAGTTTTAATGTGTTTGAATTTCTCTGGATTCCTATGTGCAGGGAATTGATTGGTCCTTCCTGTGCAATCTGCCAGAATCCTGTTCCGGAGCTTGGCCCTACTTTTTTTTCCGGCTGTCTATTATCAAAATGAGCATCAATATTAATGATCCCTATTTTCTGTTCCGGAAAAGCAGTTTTCACTCCTAAATAATGGGCATAAGTTACTTCATGGCCTCCGCCCAGCACTAATGATTTTCCTCCTTTTAAAAGGACTTTTGATACATTTTTAGCAAGACTGTTCTGAGCCGTTTCCAAGTCTCCGTTTTCACAAGTGATATTTCCGAAATCCAGCAAAGAAAAGTCAGGGAAAATAACCGGAAAATTGGACATATTTTTCCTGATCACATCAGGTGCATCCTTTGCTCCGAGGCGTCCTTTATTTCTTCGTACTCCTTCATCTACGGCAAAACCGTGCATAACGAAATCATTCGTTGAAATAGTATCGTAATTGTGTTCATCTTTTACTCTCTGAAACAGCCTGTGGAAAAGAAGCTCTTCTCCATCCAGTCTACCCTGCCAAATATCTTGAAACATAATCCTTTAAAATTCAATTTTAGTCACATCATTATATCCAGTAAAGCTAGCTAATATTGTTTAGATAAAAAAGCTCTGTTCATATATTATGCAAAGAATTTAGGATAAGAATAACTTGAGCTTATTCTATTCTTTTTTCTGATTGGCATTGCTGCTGATGAACATTTCATTTCGTTCTTCTGAAATAATTTCCAAAAACCGTTCATAATGCTTCAGCACGTCAGAAATTAATTCATTCTTGGTAAAATACTGCACATCATAACCTTCTCTTCCGTCTCCAAAATAGGATCTTGGATAATGGGTTTTATTATCATCAATTTCCGGCAGGTTTTCTTCATTCATGATATGTTCAGAAACTGTTTTTATCTGATTTTCGATACCGTAGACAAAGTTATTCACAACCCCCTGATGGATTTCTATTTCTATTCTGACAGGATTTTCACCATGATTTATCTGCGCTTTAATTCCGTTGGTCGCAAATTCCTGCTGCAGTTCTGTAAAGGCTTCTTTGCCTTTCACCTGAATGAAATGGTCTACGGAAGCATTATCTTTAAAGGAAACGATATTTTTTAAACGTTCTTTCCAGAATTCACCAGACCATGGAACAGTAGACACTGAAAAGTTTCTGTCATAATATTTTTGGTCTATCACCAATCCTTTCATCAGGCTTACCATAAACAGAATTACTACAATGGAAAACGGTAATGCTGTAATTAAGGTCATGCTTTGTAGTGCTTTCAAACCTCCCACATTCAGCAGTAAAAGAGAAAGAACAGCCAATAAAACACCCCAGAATACAACCTGCCATTTTGGAGATTTACCGGCATTTTTGGTGGCAATACTGTTCATGACAAATATTCCCGAATCTGCTGATGTAACAAAAAAGATAAGAATGATAAGAATCACGAAGAATCCTGTAAATTCTGATAAAGGCAGGTACTCTAAGAACCGGAACATTAATGCGTCCGGATCTGTGGCAAACTGACTTAACTGCCCGTTGGCAATATTTAAATCAAACCAAATGGCACTGTTTCCGAATACGGACATCCAGATAAAATTGAACAACGTTGGTAATATTAAGACTGCAAGGATAAATTCTCGTATTGTACGCCCTTTGGAAATCCTCGCAATAAACAAGCCTACATATGGAGACCAGGAAATCCACCATGCCCAGTACAGGATGGTCCAGTCGTAAAACCATGGCAATGCATTTTTCTCATAAACATGGGTATTGAAGGTAAGATTGAAAAAGTTATTGATATAATTTCCCAGTCCTTCTGTAAAACTTCCGATCAGATATACTGTTGGTCCCAATATCAGCACAAAAATCAGGAGCCCTATCACACTAATGACATTGATATTACTTAAAATCTTCACTCCTTTTCCTACTCCAGAGATGGCAGACATTACGGAAAGAGCAACAAGGGTAACCACAATGATGATCTGATACATAAAACTGTTCTCAGGCGTAATATGAAGGATATTCAGTCCGGAACTGATCTGTACCACTCCAAATCCCAGCGTGGTAGTGATTCCAAAGAAAGTACAGCATAAGGCAAAAACGTCAATAGCATTGCCCCATTTTCCGTTGATCTTATTTTTTAACAAGGGATAAAAGCAGCTTCGTAATGAAAGCGGAAGCCTGTAACGGTAAGCAAAGTAAGATAAAGAAAGTCCTACCACTCCATAAATAGCCCATGCATGGATTCCCCAATGGAAAAAGGTATAGAGCTGCGCCTGCTTGGCCCGGCTTACATAATGATTATCCGCAAAAACGTCTGAAGAATAATGCTGCATGGGTTCAGCCACACTAAAATAGATTAATCCAATCCCCATTCCTGCGGCAAACAGCATGGAAATCCAGGAAAAGAAGGAATATTCCGGCTTACTGTCATTCGCTCCCAGCTTAATGTTAGCATATTTACTAAACAGCAGATATACCAGGAAAATTACAAAAAGCGTTACAGACCAAACGTACACCCAATTTAAATTAACGAATATGAATTGTTTGATTTCATTCAGGATATTTTCCGTTGGTTGTGGATAAACTGCAGACAAAAAACAGGTTCCTATAATAAAGAGCAAACTCGGAATAGTGACCCCTTTGTTAAAAGTAGATCTAACATTTTGAAAATTCATCTTTTTTATTTTCGAATTTATAGTATTGACAAGTCTTCCTGGTATGGGATATAGCTGTAAAAAAGTACTGAGAAATAAGAAAATATCCAGGTTTTCCGGGATCTCCGGTGCACTTAAGAACTATTGAAAAATGCGTTATTTATCTAAAAATCAACGCTAATCGAGGCGCAAGATAAGAAAACTTATAGAAAATATGAAAAATATGGAGGACTTTATGATTTTATGATATCGGCTTTTAAGGCCACTTATCTAATGAAACTTAACCTGCAGATGAAAGATCTACAAAAGCTTTAAGGTATCCCGCAGATTTCACAATTGACACAGATCTTTACAATTTTTCAATACTTACAAATTGGGTAAAGAATAAAAAATGCAGAAGAAAAATTCCTCTGCATTTTGTTAAACGGCATTATTGTAATATTTAAAATACTGCCAATATTTATCTTTAAAGATTCTGAATGAGGCTTTGTATTCAGGGTTGCTATCTTGTATTGCTTTAAAAATTTTAGAAATTTCTCTGAAATCTTTTCCTGCAAAATAGCATTCCTTGACGTTATCAGCAGTCTCTCTACCTATATACAAATATCCTTTCTCTTTCAGTTCTTCAATAGCTTTATCTTCAATATCGCTTAATTTTTCAAAATCTTCTTTTTCAGGAAGTCCGTCATTGTTATCTCCATTATATTGAAATTTAAGAACAGAAATCCAGGGATAAGAAGCCTTTGCATCATATTGTAGTAATGGAAGATTCATGCAGGCAATAAGCGGTCTTTCATTGCCTAAAGTAGCTCTGAGAACAGAAAATGTATCTTCTTCATTAGCTCTTTTTACCTTTTCATACTTTTCTGTAAATTCCTTCTCTCTCCATAGCAGGAAATCTTTCAGCTTTTCAATAGGAACCAATTCTTTTTTTGCCTGATCTTTTCCAATGATATTGAATACATCAATTTGCGTTGCGAAATTCAATTCACCTAAAAAATGGTCTAAAAATATACATATTCCGGTGGTAATCTGCCCTTTATTTTCTTCATTTACACCTTCGTAAACAAATGTAAGATCAATTTCGTCCGGATATTCTTCCGATTCGTTGGAATAAAAGAAAACATTATCCCGTGTAAATTCATAACCGTTCATCTGAAGGGCTATATGATCTATATTTTTAGCCGGTTTTAAAGCGGTAAACAGCCAATGATTGTACTTCGGGGCAGCATTGATTAATTCTTCAGCAAAAACCATATTTTTTATTTCTCCGTCTACCGTAATGATGAGCTCTGCAGTAGTATCATCAGACATCCCTGTAAGAAAATAGAAGTGTTCATTGATCTGGCGCAGTTTAGGAGAGAGAACATCAAAAAAGTCCTTTTCAATGGATGACACCTCTCTGTTTTTCACAATTTCGTAAAAATCTTTCTCTCTGGTCTGAAACCAGTTCCAGAAGTCTTTATAGGTACGAATTTCCTGTCCTGGATCTTTTTTGCCGAGGATTTTATCAAAAATGCCCATAAGAGTGTTTATTTTACAAGGTTTCCATCAATATAAACATGTTCTGCACTTAAGCTTCCCTGATTGTAAAGGATATTCTGGAAGTTATTGGTTTTAAACGTCACAAAGTCTGCTTTTTTACCAGGTTCCAGTTTCCCTCTGTCTTCCAGATTAAGAGCATACGCAGCACGGTAAGTCATTCCTGCCAGAACTTCTGCCGTCGTCAGTTTTTGGAATGTTGCCAGAATAGAAGCCTGGGTAATTAAATTCCCCATAGGTGCCGATCCCGGATTCCAGTCACTTGCAATCGCTACAATAGCACCTGCATCCAGTAATTTTCTTGCCGGAGTAAATTTCTCTCCCAACCCTAAGCTTGCCCCCGGAAGTGCTGTTGCCACTGTATCCGATTCTGCTAAAAACTGAATATCTTCATCAACCGTTGCTTCCAGATGATCTGCGGATTTTGCTCCTACTTCCACAGCTATTCGAGAACTTCCCGGGGTAAACTGGTCTGCGTGAACAGTAATTTCAAAACCTAAGTCTTTAGTTTTAAGTAAGAAATCTTTACTTTCTTCTGGCTGGAACGCAGATTTTTCAATAAATATATCGACACGCTGTGCCAAGTTTTCTTCTTTTACTTTTGGTAAAATTTCGGTAAGAATGTATTCTAAATATTCAGGATTGCTTCCTTCGAAGTCTCTAGGCTTTAAATGAGCAGAAAGACAGGTGGGAACTAAAGTAGCTTTAGTGGACTCCTGTGCTTTTTTGATGATCCGAAGCATCTTCAATTCATTTTCCACATCCAGACCGTAACCGCTTTTTACTTCAATGGTTGTAATTCCAAGATCAACCAGAAATTTGATTCTTTCTAATAATGTTTTCAGCAATTCTTCTTCTGAAGCTTTTCTTGTGTGCTGTACAGAACTCCAGATTCCTCCTCCACTTTCAGCGATTTCCAGATATGTTTTCCCGGCGTTACGCATTGCAAAATCATTAGCTCTGTTTCCTCCGAAACAGATGTGCGTATGTGAATCTACGAAGGCAGGAAGAACAACCTGTTCTCCTCCCATCTTTTCAATTTCTATTGTTGGGTTTTCTGATCTTAACGTATCAAAATTTCCAATTTTCTGAATGATATTGTTATCTACTACAATTCCTCCGTCAACAATAATTTCCAGTTGCTCATCAGAAAGTTTTCCTCTTAATGGTAAGTTGGCAAGTGTTACTACCTGCCTGAATGGTCCTAGTAATTTCATTTATTTAGACTATGGGTTAGAAGATGAACTATTTAATTCATGATTTCAGATCAATCATAATTTTAAATTCATAGTTCAACTTTAATATTTCCTCTCAAAAATACTTAAAATATCTCAATATATTAAACTCATTACGCGATCTGCTTTCATCCCGGCCCTGGTCTCTGTGCTTTTCTCAATCTGCCTTTCAACCTTATTCTAAATTTCCTATCTTTGAAGTAAATGAAATGAATTAATGCCAGATTTTTTACATCCAGATAAGGAAAATTACTCGCATGAAGAGCTTATGCAGGAAGAGCAGATCCGGCCCCAGAGTTTTAAAGACTTTGCGGGTCAGAGAAAAACGTTGGAAAACCTTGAGGTTTTTGTATCGGCTGCCAAAAGACGTGGTGGCGCTCTCGATCATGTTCTTCTTCATGGTCCTCCGGGCCTGGGTAAAACCACTTTAGCGAATATCATTGCCAATGAACTGGGAGTAAACTGCAAGATTACTTCCGGCCCTGTATTGGATAAACCGGGAAGTCTGGCGGGACTGCTGACTAATCTGGAGGAAAATGATGTTCTTTTTATTGATGAAATTCACCGTCTTTCTCCTGTAGTGGAAGAATATCTTTATTCTGCGATGGAGGATTACAAAATAGATATTATGCTGGAAACCGGCCCTAATGCACGCAGTGTACAGATCGGGCTTAATCCTTTCACTCTGGTAGGAGCTACCACCCGAAGCGGAATGCTGACTAAACCCATGCTGGCCAGATTCGGGATTCAAAGCAGGCTGGAATACTATTCTGTAGAGCTTTTATCTATGATTATTCAGAGAAGTTCAAGAGTTTTAGGAAGCACTATTTATGAGGATGCAGCCATAGAAATAGCCCGAAGAAGCCGCGGAACTCCAAGAATTGCCAATGCTCTGCTGAGAAGGGTACGCGATTTTGCTGAAATAAAAGGGAATGGTGAGATTGAAATCAACATTACAAAATATGCCCTGAATTCTCTTAACGTAGACGAGTTTGGTCTGGATGAAATGGATAATAAGATCATGCGTGTCATGATTGAAAATTTTAAAGGGAAACCGGTCGGAATTTCCGCTTTGGCAACCTCTATCGGAGAAAATCCTGAAACTGTAGAAGAGGTGTATGAACCATTCCTAATCCAGGAAGGTTTTATTATTAGAACACCGAGAGGAAGGGAAGTCACTGACAAAGCCTACAAACATTTAAATATTTCAAGACCTAAGAATCCGGGAGAACTTTTCTGATTCAGGGTTTTAAGTTCAAGGTTCAGATTTCAGAGTTTAAAGTTAATGAGAAGTTATTAGTTTATGTTTATTCCTAAATTATACAGAAGTGAAGATTTCGATGTGATGAGAACAATTATCAGCGAAAATTCTTTTGCTTTATTGATTTCCTCGGTGGATAAAATCAGGGCCACCCATTCTATGATGATGCTTAACGAAAATGATCCTGAAAATGTTTATATTGAAACTCATATTTCCAAAGCCAATCCTCAGGCAAAGACTTTAAAGGATGGCGATGAAGTACTGTGTGACTTTTTAGGAGCCCATACTTATATTTCAAGCAGCTGGTATGATCATATTAATGTTTCAACATGGAATTATGAAGCGGTACAGATTTATGGAAAAATACAGTTAATGAACTCTGAAGAGCTTTATCTGCATCTTGAAAAACTGACTTCCAAGTATGAAAAATTTCAGCAGTGTCCGATGATGGTTAAAGATATGGGACAGGAATTTGTAAAAAAGGAAATGAAAGGGGCTTTTGGGCTGAAGATCATTCCGACGGAAATATTCATCAAACAGAAGCTTTCGCAAAACAGAAAAGAAGGGGATTTTCAAAGTATCATTTCACATCTTGAAAATTCTTCTGATATTTATGGAGCAAAGATTGCTGAAAAAATGAAATTAATACAGAAATAATAATCAAAATATATATGAAGCTATATCCAATACAATGTGGAAAATTTAAACTGGATGGCGGTGCCATGTTTGGCGTCGTCCCAAAGAGTCTGTGGGAAAAAACCAATCCTGCAGACGAAAGAAACCTGATTGAACTGGGAACCCGTTCACTGCTTGTTGAAGACGGAAAGAAACTAATCCTGATAGACTGCGGTCTGGGTAATAAACAGGATGATAAATTCTTCGGGCATTACTCGCTTTGGGGCGATGATAACCTTGATAAGAATTTAAAAAAATTCGGTTTCATAAGAGAAGACATTACGGATGTTTTCCTTACTCACCTTCATTTTGACCACTGCGGAGGTGCTATTGAATGGAATGATGACAGAACGGGATACAGACCCGCCTTTAAAAACGCACAGTTCTGGACCAATGAAAACCACTGGCAATGGGCTACAGAACCTAATGCCAGAGAAAAAGCCAGCTTTCTGAAAGAAAATATCATTCCAATGCAGGAAAGCGGACAGCTCAACTTTTTACCACTTCCTACAACAGGAAATTACGGATTTGCCCCTGATTTGAAAATGGACGTGATTTTTGTGGACGGACATACCGAAAAACAGATGCTTCCGGTTATTCAGTATCAGGAAAAAACAATTGTCTTTGCTGCGGATCTTATTCCTACTGCAGGACACATTAACCAGGTGTATGTAATGGGCTATGATACAAGACCTCTCCTTACTCTTGAAGAGAAAGGAAAGTTCCTGAAACAGTGTATTGACAATGAATATTTACTATTCTTTGAACACGATGCCCATCATGAACTGGCCAGTCTTAAAATGACAGAAAAAGGAGTAAGGCTTGATGAAACCTATAGTTTTAATGATGTTTTTGGATATTAATTTTTAATCATGGAAGAATTACATTCAGAAACACAGAAAGCAGAACCGGAACCATCACCCAAGATTATTGGACTCACCGGAGGAATAGGATCAGGAAAAACAACGGTTGCCCGTTTTATTGAAGAATTGGGGTTTCCGGTTTATTATTCGGATGACAGAGCAAAAAGTATCGTCAACGATAATGAAGATTTAAAAATAAAGATCAAAGAATTATTAGGAGAAGATGCCTATGATAAGGATGGTCTTTATGACCGGAAATTTGTTGCCGGAAAAGTTTTCAACAATAAAGATCTGCTCCAGCAATTAAACGAGATCATTCACCCTGCAGTAAGAATTGATTTTGAGGAATGGGTAAAAAAACAAACGAAGTATCTGGTTTTTAAAGAAACAGCTTTATTGTTTGAATTAAAACTTAACAGGCAATGTTATAAGTCTCTTTTAGTGACGGCAGAAGATAATATCAGAACCAAGAGAGTGATGGACCGTGATGGCAAAACCTACCGCGAAGTAGAAGCTGTTATGGAAAAACAGATGCCTGAAAAAGATAAAATAAGACTGGCAGACTGTATTATCTATAACAACACTAATCTGGAGGATCTTAAAGAACAGACCGAAAAGATCATTTTTACTATTGAATAAATCAATTCCTGTTAACTTCTTTATTTTACATTACAGAATTGAAACCATAAAAATAAGCCCTCAAAAATGAGGGCTTATTTTATTTAATCTGAGTTCGGGCTAAGAAGGATGATTAGTTATAGGCATTGAAGCTCACTGTTAAATCAAACTGCCTTAAAAAGATAAAGTACTTTAAAATTTAAAGAATCATCCTTAATATTCTAACCTATGAACCTCAATTGATACTAATCTACAAGCTTTCTCATGGCAGCCGGAAGAAGGGTTTTTAAAAATTTTGAAACCAAAAAAAAGCCCTCATTTCTGAGGGCTCATTTTATTTGAAATTTATTGATTATTCTTTGATAAATTTCTTTTGTACGGTGTTACCGTTGTCATCAATATCAATTACATATACTCCGTTGATCAGTCTGCTTACATTGATCTGGTTGTTTAACAGAATACCTTCTGCGATCACCTGACCTGCTGCATTGTAAATTTTATATTTCGCTTTTTTGCTGATATTTTTCACAAACAACACTGAACTTACAGGGTTTGGATAGATCATGATATCATCCTGGTTCAATGAATTCGGAACACCTTGTTTAGCAATTCTTACAGAATAGTCTTCAACCTCTCCGTTCTTCATATTCACACAGTTTACTGGAATACCATCTCTTTCCATTGCAACTCTCATCACAACATATTTATGAGTAGATGTACTTACGAATGCATCAGCCGGTACACTGAATGTTCCTGATACAGGAGTTGTTGTATTCGGTGGTGAAGTAAATACTCTTTCATTGATATCAAAGTATCCGTTTCTGTTAAAGTCAATCCATACAGCAATACCTTCATTATGATTAGTACCAGTCCATTTTTTCTCGATTGAAATCTCATTTCCTGTAGATCCTTGAACAAGTTCAATGAAAGCACCCGGAACTCCTGTATAATCTGTATAGCTTGATGCTCCTGATTCATTCTTCATTTCAGGTCTTCCGTTAGGTTTTACTGTAACTTTAGAAATATGTTCTCCCGTAGAGCTTAGTGCTCCCATCTGGCAGTAGATTACGGTTGGTGTTGTGAAATAGTACGGAGGAGTATAAGTTCCAGGGGTACCATTACATACGTTCACAACCTGCATTTCATATCTCGTAAGTTCAGTTAATCCTGTGATTGTATAAGTAGGATTTACTGTTGTAACTGTTGTCCAGCTCGGAATACCTACTTTTCTGTATCTAAGGATATATGTTGCTCCAGTGAATCCTTCCCATACTACTTCAGCACTTGTTGGAGTAAGCTGAGTAATTGTTAATCCCGGAGGAGGAAGTTCACAAATTCTATCTGTTGTAAATACTTTTGGATTAGAATATGGATTAATTCCAGATTCTCCATTACACTTGTTCGCCACTCTTACTTCATAAGTAGTATATGGATCCAGGTTGTTCAACTGGTACGTGTTAGTAGGAGGTACAATACCTGTAATCTGATTCCAGGTAGTTGTTCCAACTTTTCTCCATTCAAAAATGTATGTTGAACTAGCTACTACCGGAGCCCAAGTAATGAGTGCTGAGGTAGAAGTAATATTACTTACCGTAACATTCGGAGGAGTAGGATCACATCTTGTTGTGAATGTCTTTATTGGTGTAAAGTTTCCTGTTACTCCACCACAAACCGCAGCAATCTGAACTTCATAAGTGGTAGCATTTGCCAATCCTGTAATAACAAGTGGAACGTTATTCAGAACAGTAGAAGCATATACTTCTGTCCAGGTTCCAGGAGGAGGTCCCTGTGTTCTGTATCTTACAAGATACGTAACTGTAGTTGCAGGACCATTAAAAGCAATTGTCGCAGAGTTGTGTGTAGGTGTAATAGTAGGCTGGTTTGGAGTAGTTGATGTACATGGTCTGATTCTTACCGCATAATCTTCCACTTCTCCGTTAGCCGCATTCTGACATATTGTTGGTGCGCTTCCACGTTTCAATACCACTCTCATTGTGGTAGTATACTGTCCTACATAAGCATCAGCCGGAACATTGAAAGTTCCTGTAATAGGAGTAGTTGTATTTGACGGTGAAATAAGGATACGCTCTCCTGTTTCAAACTGTCCGTTTCTGTTGAAGTCAATCCAAACTGTAATAGCATCACTATTGGTTGCTGCTGTCCAGCCTTTAGCTACAGAAATTTTATTACCGACAGAACCTGCATCAAGAGTGATCAGAGTTTCCGGTGTTGTGTAGCTGAAATAATTGGTCTGTACAGTAGTGTTACTCATTACCGGTACACCAGGGTTAATAGAAGTAACGGTTACATTTGAAATGTGGTCGTTAGTTCCTGTACCTGTCATATCACAATATGATAACGGAGGTGTAGTAAACTGTACTGCTGTAGAATATGCTCCCGCAACACCTGTTCCACACTTGGTAGAAATCTGTACATCATATTTAGTCTGCTCTAAAAGACCAGTAATGGTATAGTTATTTACCCCTGCTGCTAAAGGAACAGCTGGAATAGTATAGGTACCAGCTGTTGCCAGTTTCCATCTGATGGTGTAAGAAGCGTTTGCAACTGCATTCCAATATACTGTAGCTGTGTTTGCAGTAACGTTGGTTACTGTAATATTGGAAGGCGGAGCATTAGTACATGCCGGCTGATCAACCAATTTTACAGCATAATCTTCTACTTCACCATAAGTAAATGTACCACAGGCTTCAGGAGCACTGCTTTCTCTTAAAGCGACACGCATACGGGTAGTAAGTGCACCGCCATAAGCACCTTCTGCTACGGTTGGTACGTAGAAAGTTGCAGTAACCGGAGAAGTAGTATTGCTTCCGGAAGTTAAAACTTTTTCTGAAGGCTCAAATACACCATTTCTGTTAAAGTCAATCCAAACTGCGGTTGCAAAAGACCATTGGTAATCCGGCCATGTCTTGGTAATTGTAACCGTATTATTATTTAATCCTCTTGATAAAGTAATCAATCTTGTAGCGTCAGTAGTATAGTCCGTATAATTACTGAAACCAGAAGTACTTGTCACTGGTATACCACCTGTTGGGTTTACTACAACTTTGCTGATATACCCATCAATTGTTGCACTTGTAGAAGCTGCAGCGCAATACGTAATAGGAGGAGTGGTAAAGAATACTCCGGCAGAGAATGGTCCCTGGTTTCCATTACATTTGGTCGCAATCTGAACTTCATACTGAGTCTGTTCAGTCAGACCTGTAAGAGCCAAACTTGATGTCAGAGGTGTATTTATGTTAACTGTTGTCCAA
This region of Chryseobacterium vaccae genomic DNA includes:
- the hutG gene encoding formimidoylglutamase, which encodes MFQDIWQGRLDGEELLFHRLFQRVKDEHNYDTISTNDFVMHGFAVDEGVRRNKGRLGAKDAPDVIRKNMSNFPVIFPDFSLLDFGNITCENGDLETAQNSLAKNVSKVLLKGGKSLVLGGGHEVTYAHYLGVKTAFPEQKIGIINIDAHFDNRQPEKKVGPSSGTGFWQIAQEGPINSLHIGIQRNSNTLKLFDTAHQYGMKYILADELFFENLPSIYQRIDELLDNVDYAYLTICMDVFNASIAPGVSASAYNGIFADATFMHFYRHILKNKKVVSLDAAEVNPSFDIQDRTARLAACLLNEWFMV
- a CDS encoding DUF695 domain-containing protein, with the translated sequence MGIFDKILGKKDPGQEIRTYKDFWNWFQTREKDFYEIVKNREVSSIEKDFFDVLSPKLRQINEHFYFLTGMSDDTTAELIITVDGEIKNMVFAEELINAAPKYNHWLFTALKPAKNIDHIALQMNGYEFTRDNVFFYSNESEEYPDEIDLTFVYEGVNEENKGQITTGICIFLDHFLGELNFATQIDVFNIIGKDQAKKELVPIEKLKDFLLWREKEFTEKYEKVKRANEEDTFSVLRATLGNERPLIACMNLPLLQYDAKASYPWISVLKFQYNGDNNDGLPEKEDFEKLSDIEDKAIEELKEKGYLYIGRETADNVKECYFAGKDFREISKIFKAIQDSNPEYKASFRIFKDKYWQYFKYYNNAV
- a CDS encoding FMN-binding negative transcriptional regulator, yielding MFIPKLYRSEDFDVMRTIISENSFALLISSVDKIRATHSMMMLNENDPENVYIETHISKANPQAKTLKDGDEVLCDFLGAHTYISSSWYDHINVSTWNYEAVQIYGKIQLMNSEELYLHLEKLTSKYEKFQQCPMMVKDMGQEFVKKEMKGAFGLKIIPTEIFIKQKLSQNRKEGDFQSIISHLENSSDIYGAKIAEKMKLIQK
- a CDS encoding BCCT family transporter, translated to MNFQNVRSTFNKGVTIPSLLFIIGTCFLSAVYPQPTENILNEIKQFIFVNLNWVYVWSVTLFVIFLVYLLFSKYANIKLGANDSKPEYSFFSWISMLFAAGMGIGLIYFSVAEPMQHYSSDVFADNHYVSRAKQAQLYTFFHWGIHAWAIYGVVGLSLSYFAYRYRLPLSLRSCFYPLLKNKINGKWGNAIDVFALCCTFFGITTTLGFGVVQISSGLNILHITPENSFMYQIIIVVTLVALSVMSAISGVGKGVKILSNINVISVIGLLIFVLILGPTVYLIGSFTEGLGNYINNFFNLTFNTHVYEKNALPWFYDWTILYWAWWISWSPYVGLFIARISKGRTIREFILAVLILPTLFNFIWMSVFGNSAIWFDLNIANGQLSQFATDPDALMFRFLEYLPLSEFTGFFVILIILIFFVTSADSGIFVMNSIATKNAGKSPKWQVVFWGVLLAVLSLLLLNVGGLKALQSMTLITALPFSIVVILFMVSLMKGLVIDQKYYDRNFSVSTVPWSGEFWKERLKNIVSFKDNASVDHFIQVKGKEAFTELQQEFATNGIKAQINHGENPVRIEIEIHQGVVNNFVYGIENQIKTVSEHIMNEENLPEIDDNKTHYPRSYFGDGREGYDVQYFTKNELISDVLKHYERFLEIISEERNEMFISSNANQKKE
- the hutI gene encoding imidazolonepropionase produces the protein MKLLGPFRQVVTLANLPLRGKLSDEQLEIIVDGGIVVDNNIIQKIGNFDTLRSENPTIEIEKMGGEQVVLPAFVDSHTHICFGGNRANDFAMRNAGKTYLEIAESGGGIWSSVQHTRKASEEELLKTLLERIKFLVDLGITTIEVKSGYGLDVENELKMLRIIKKAQESTKATLVPTCLSAHLKPRDFEGSNPEYLEYILTEILPKVKEENLAQRVDIFIEKSAFQPEESKDFLLKTKDLGFEITVHADQFTPGSSRIAVEVGAKSADHLEATVDEDIQFLAESDTVATALPGASLGLGEKFTPARKLLDAGAIVAIASDWNPGSAPMGNLITQASILATFQKLTTAEVLAGMTYRAAYALNLEDRGKLEPGKKADFVTFKTNNFQNILYNQGSLSAEHVYIDGNLVK
- a CDS encoding MBL fold metallo-hydrolase, encoding MKLYPIQCGKFKLDGGAMFGVVPKSLWEKTNPADERNLIELGTRSLLVEDGKKLILIDCGLGNKQDDKFFGHYSLWGDDNLDKNLKKFGFIREDITDVFLTHLHFDHCGGAIEWNDDRTGYRPAFKNAQFWTNENHWQWATEPNAREKASFLKENIIPMQESGQLNFLPLPTTGNYGFAPDLKMDVIFVDGHTEKQMLPVIQYQEKTIVFAADLIPTAGHINQVYVMGYDTRPLLTLEEKGKFLKQCIDNEYLLFFEHDAHHELASLKMTEKGVRLDETYSFNDVFGY
- the ruvB gene encoding Holliday junction branch migration DNA helicase RuvB, translated to MPDFLHPDKENYSHEELMQEEQIRPQSFKDFAGQRKTLENLEVFVSAAKRRGGALDHVLLHGPPGLGKTTLANIIANELGVNCKITSGPVLDKPGSLAGLLTNLEENDVLFIDEIHRLSPVVEEYLYSAMEDYKIDIMLETGPNARSVQIGLNPFTLVGATTRSGMLTKPMLARFGIQSRLEYYSVELLSMIIQRSSRVLGSTIYEDAAIEIARRSRGTPRIANALLRRVRDFAEIKGNGEIEINITKYALNSLNVDEFGLDEMDNKIMRVMIENFKGKPVGISALATSIGENPETVEEVYEPFLIQEGFIIRTPRGREVTDKAYKHLNISRPKNPGELF